A part of Paramisgurnus dabryanus chromosome 15, PD_genome_1.1, whole genome shotgun sequence genomic DNA contains:
- the LOC135733351 gene encoding interferon-induced GTP-binding protein Mx-like isoform X6 yields MFPYLLVSWCLLVSVELCLDNSSEQGFMNNLNEQYEKKVRPFIDLVDGLRLLGIEKDLNLPAIAVIGDQSSGKSSVLEALSGVALPRGTGIVTRCPLELKLKRVSKNDAWNGLLSYNDKKINLTNPAEIEKAVLDAQTALAGEGEGISHEMITLEIKSSDVPDLTLIDLPGIARVATGNQPSDIGIQIKDLIKKYIERQETINLVVIPANIDIATTEALQMASNVDPDGNRTLGILTKPDLVDKGMEETVVKTVNNLVIPLKKGYMIVKCRGQQEINENLTLVDALEKERQFFNENAHFRPLLEERKATVRFLAERLTNVLAIHIINSLPQLQTQLNEKLTKTTEELKVLGDEVPLDQDKRNDLLTMKIRQFYDVLEKVKGAEEDLKDTDIRVFSKIRTEFGEWNDLLDKTVEQILRSDQIEVYIKTYRGKELPGFINYKTFESIFKKHIEELEEPALKILKDVTDIVHNGLDTLASHNFKGFPDLLTAAKHPIEDILENEFQNAEEKVKSQFRMEKIVYSQDPLYQRQLEAVNLEVQKSSFRDDDALEIAKHLKAYLTITFDRLANQVPLIIHYHMLEQYIFQLQNEMLAMIKRNNTEGLLKEDSGVARKRKELKDRLERLKNANKQIKKFVKAPYYAK; encoded by the exons ATGTTCCCCTATTTACTTGTGAGCTGGTGCTTGCTGGTGTCTGTGGAATTGTGTCTGGACAATTCGTCAGAGCAAGGATTTATGAATAATCTGAATGAACAATATGAAAAAAAGGTGCGTCCCTTTATTGACCTAGTGGACGGACTCAGGTTACTTGGTATCGAGAAGGACCTGAATCTGCCAGCTATTGCTGTTATAGGTGACCAGAGCTCAGGAAAGAGTTCTGTATTGGAGGCTCTGTCAGGTGTGGCACTGCCCAGAGGAACAG GTATTGTCACAAGATGTCCTCTTGAACTGAAATTAAAGAGAGTTTCAAAGAATGATGCCTGGAATGGATTGTTGTCatataatgataaaaaaataaacctgACGAATCCAGCAGAAATAGAGAAAGCTGTCCTAGATG CACAGACAGCATTGGCTGGAGAAGGAGAAGGAATCAGTCATGAGATGATCACTCTGGAAATCAAGTCCAGTGATGTTCCTGATCTTACTCTCATTGACCTGCCAGGAATTGCTAGGGTTGCCACTGGTAACCAGCCTAGTGACATTGGAATACAA ATAAAAGATCTAATTAAAAAGTACATTGAAAGACAAGAGACCATCAACTTGGTCGTTATACCAGCAAACATTGATATTGCCACCACTGAAGCACTACAGATGGCATCCAATGTAGATCCAGATGGGAACAGGACACTGG GTATTTTGACTAAACCAGACTTGGTGGACAAAGGCATGGAGGAGACAGTTGTCAAAACCGTCAACAATCTTGTGATACCACTGAAAAAGGGCTATATGATTGTAAAGTGCCGTGGCCAGCAAGAGATCAATGAGAATCTTACTCTGGTTGATGCTTTGGAAAAAGAAAGACAGTTTTTCAATGAAAATGCTCATTTTAG GCCTCTTCTTGAAGAACGTAAAGCTACAGTACGTTTTCTTGCAGAACGGCTCACTAACGTATTGGCTATACACATTATT AATTCACTGCCACAGTTACAAACCCaacttaatgagaaattgaCAAAGACCACAGAGGAACTTAAAGTACTGGGAGATGAAGTTCCTCTTGATCAAGATAAGAGGAATGATCTCCTGACTATG AAAATTCGTCAGTTTTATGATGTACTTGAAAAAGTAAAAGGGGCAGAAGAAGATCTTAAAGACACAGATATAAGGGTCTTTTCCAAAATCAGGACTGAATTTGGTGAATGGAACGACCTCTTGGATAAGACTG TGGAGCAAATCCTCAGATCAGATCAGATTGAAGTCTACATTAAAACTTACAGAGGAAAAGAGCTTCCTGGATTTATTAACTACAAAACATTTGAAAGCATTTTCAAGAAACACATAGAGGAGCTAGAGGAACCTGCTTTAAAGATCCTGAAAGATGtcacag ATATTGTTCACAATGGTTTGGACACTCTTGCTAGCCATAACTTTAAGGGGTTCCCTGACCTCCTGACGGCTGCTAAACATCCAATTGAAGATATTCTTGAAAATGAGTTTCAGAATGCAGAGGAGAAAGTGAAATCTCAGTTTAGAATGGAGAAGATTGTCTACTCTCAAGATCCTCTCTACCAACGACAGCTTGAGGCTGTAAATCTGGAAGTGCAAAAATCGAGCTTCAGGGATGATGATGCACTCGAGATTGCGAAGCATCTTAAAGCCTATTTAACG ATCACATTTGACCGTCTGGCAAATCAAGTGCCACTGATAATCCACTACCACATGCTGGAGCAGTACATATTTCAGCTTCAGAATGAAATGCTTGCCATGATCAAAAGGAACAACACAGAAGGTCTGCTCAAAGAAGATTCTGGTGTTGCTCGTAAAAGAAAAGAATTGAAAGATCGTTTGGAGCGCCTAAAGAATGCtaacaaacaaattaaaaagTTTGTAAAGGCTCCGTATTATGCAAAGTAA